The Deinococcus aestuarii genome window below encodes:
- a CDS encoding helix-turn-helix transcriptional regulator: protein MTHRVLETLPKAERLFRLAALLREGQFSVRDLALRLYPGALVGGDGWPGIERAVQRDLEVLERLEPEFECLNVRPPRYRIRTHRTTLHPVSLLALYSAARLMYHRAPGNRLHHQEALRQLTAWLPERVREVAGRGMEDIGKRRSRESMNLEHVGGAWADGHPLRFEYRKPGGSGRLRTNIVETYLIEAHPVNLDLYVIGQETTYHHAVRTFKLSRMQNVRVLREQSYAILETFDPAAFLHSAWGVVGAQGNHTMTVRLRFRPDAAYRILEGGYAQLSEPFRNPDGTIDTTVQAPVDATGLPRELLPWILGWGPRVQVLGPPELRGHWQRELRAAAENAEVEPAQFPEGGAA from the coding sequence ATGACCCACCGGGTTCTGGAGACCCTGCCCAAAGCTGAGCGCTTGTTTCGCCTAGCTGCCCTACTGCGTGAGGGGCAATTCAGCGTGCGAGACCTCGCCCTGCGGTTGTACCCGGGGGCGCTGGTGGGCGGTGACGGCTGGCCCGGCATCGAGCGTGCTGTGCAACGGGACCTTGAGGTCCTGGAGCGGCTGGAACCGGAATTCGAGTGCCTGAACGTCCGGCCGCCGCGCTACCGGATACGCACCCACCGCACCACCCTGCACCCGGTCAGCCTGCTTGCGCTGTATTCCGCCGCCCGACTGATGTACCACCGTGCCCCGGGCAACCGTCTGCACCACCAAGAAGCCCTGCGGCAGCTCACGGCCTGGCTCCCCGAGCGAGTGCGGGAGGTGGCCGGACGCGGCATGGAGGACATTGGCAAGCGCCGCAGCCGCGAGAGTATGAATCTCGAACACGTCGGCGGCGCCTGGGCGGACGGCCACCCTCTGCGCTTCGAGTACCGCAAACCCGGGGGCAGCGGGCGGCTCAGAACCAACATCGTCGAGACGTATCTCATCGAGGCGCACCCGGTCAACCTCGACCTGTACGTAATCGGCCAGGAGACGACCTACCACCATGCGGTGCGGACCTTCAAGCTTTCGCGGATGCAGAACGTGCGTGTGCTGCGCGAGCAGAGCTATGCTATCCTCGAGACTTTTGACCCCGCCGCCTTCCTGCACTCGGCCTGGGGTGTGGTCGGCGCCCAGGGCAACCACACCATGACCGTGAGGTTGCGTTTCCGGCCCGATGCGGCGTACCGCATCCTGGAAGGCGGGTACGCCCAACTGAGCGAGCCCTTCCGCAACCCCGACGGCACCATCGATACCACCGTCCAGGCCCCCGTGGACGCCACCGGCCTGCCCCGTGAACTGCTCCCCTGGATTCTGGGCTGGGGCCCGCGCGTGCAGGTGCTGGGCCCCCCCGAACTGCGCGGGCACTGGCAGCGCGAATTGCGTGCCGCCGCCGAGAACGCCGAGGTAGAGCCTGCCCAATTCCCGGAAGGGGGGGCGGCGTGA
- a CDS encoding tetratricopeptide repeat protein has product MGRPSEVFEHVQVLLLAEAWAAAALHVRQAARQVASRAQAQMLRALVGCVPPHVRLADDWPEALLWTAYRANDLALADEVLDADSPGRWPAFEAYRASRENRWPATLRWAETALEGGLEGRSAVVAARFRACALEALGRPEWPEAFAEAYRISGRRDRGLLSLEWGVALIRAGQEGAAREILARALPELRGDDRALTLTLANLGIACLRTGDLEAAERALREAVRMGTSGEGVGHVSTAWRGLGGLYLRWGQWARAEHAYAQAIRTSDNVPDSVMAMRSSAEVMRLRGHLDEALSRLHDALRHEGVPDGMPHPLYIDLAALSVRLGHQDSAADLLALARHARLQDDWRETVVRAELCRLGGEEAVAGELLCRLEAPAWWTDLEAQVFPEVFTLVGRQPQSRVWTARLSADGPLRLKMNGRSVELSPVRPAASLLAFLVAHRGSAATERVLEALDLPGNGERQRRQALSRVVTELRAVLGWPGAVQSSGTLLTLSPEVCWEPLLLPPPEHADTFCEGRLDPWVVDWRSAHESLSFSE; this is encoded by the coding sequence ATGGGGCGGCCCTCTGAGGTGTTCGAGCATGTGCAGGTCCTGTTGCTGGCGGAAGCATGGGCGGCGGCGGCCCTGCACGTGCGCCAAGCGGCGCGGCAAGTGGCGTCGCGGGCCCAGGCGCAGATGTTGCGGGCGCTGGTCGGGTGTGTGCCCCCCCATGTGCGCCTCGCGGATGACTGGCCCGAGGCGCTGCTGTGGACGGCCTATCGGGCCAACGACCTGGCTCTGGCCGACGAGGTACTAGACGCCGATTCGCCTGGACGCTGGCCTGCCTTTGAAGCATACCGGGCCTCGCGCGAGAACCGCTGGCCCGCTACGCTGCGCTGGGCCGAGACCGCCCTGGAGGGTGGCTTAGAAGGAAGGAGTGCCGTGGTGGCTGCCCGGTTCCGCGCCTGCGCCCTGGAGGCGCTGGGTCGCCCCGAATGGCCGGAGGCGTTCGCGGAAGCGTACCGGATCTCCGGGCGGCGCGACCGGGGCCTGCTCAGCCTGGAATGGGGAGTGGCACTCATCCGTGCGGGACAGGAGGGCGCGGCGCGGGAAATCCTGGCCCGCGCCCTGCCCGAGTTGCGCGGCGACGACCGGGCGCTAACCCTGACCCTGGCGAACTTGGGCATCGCCTGCCTGCGGACGGGCGACCTGGAGGCCGCCGAGCGGGCCCTGCGCGAGGCCGTGCGGATGGGGACCTCTGGCGAGGGGGTCGGGCACGTCTCGACCGCGTGGCGGGGACTGGGCGGGTTATACCTGCGCTGGGGCCAGTGGGCGCGGGCTGAACACGCCTATGCTCAGGCCATCCGCACCTCGGACAACGTTCCCGACAGCGTAATGGCAATGCGCTCCTCGGCCGAAGTCATGCGGCTGCGCGGCCACCTGGACGAAGCGCTGAGCCGTCTGCACGACGCCCTGCGCCACGAGGGCGTCCCCGACGGTATGCCCCACCCGCTGTACATCGATCTGGCTGCCCTGAGCGTCCGGTTGGGCCACCAGGACAGCGCCGCCGATCTCCTGGCCCTGGCCCGCCACGCTCGCCTCCAAGATGACTGGCGCGAGACGGTCGTGCGCGCCGAACTGTGCCGACTGGGCGGTGAGGAGGCCGTGGCGGGCGAGCTTTTGTGCCGCCTGGAGGCGCCAGCGTGGTGGACCGATCTGGAAGCGCAGGTGTTCCCCGAGGTCTTCACCCTGGTCGGCAGGCAGCCCCAGTCCCGGGTCTGGACGGCGAGGTTGAGCGCCGACGGTCCGCTGAGGCTGAAGATGAACGGCCGGTCGGTCGAGCTGTCCCCTGTGCGTCCGGCGGCGTCGCTGCTGGCCTTTCTCGTGGCCCACCGGGGCAGCGCCGCCACCGAGCGGGTGCTGGAGGCCCTCGACCTCCCCGGCAACGGAGAGCGGCAGCGTCGGCAAGCCCTGAGCCGCGTGGTGACCGAGCTGCGCGCTGTGCTGGGCTGGCCGGGCGCCGTGCAGAGCAGTGGCACGCTGCTGACCCTCTCGCCGGAGGTGTGCTGGGAACCGCTGCTGCTGCCGCCCCCCGAACACGCCGACACCTTCTGCGAGGGCCGTCTCGACCCCTGGGTGGTGGACTGGCGTTCTGCGCACGAATCGCTCAGTTTTTCTGAATAA